A region of Aquila chrysaetos chrysaetos chromosome 13, bAquChr1.4, whole genome shotgun sequence DNA encodes the following proteins:
- the ZNF318 gene encoding zinc finger protein 318 isoform X1, translating into MYRSSSGRSGPSSSSSSHRLKEGSSSGSRASRSSTSGPGPGRGRPPPPLPAAAAAASASPPRSASPRPPPRRHRSPSGHRGASRRSPSPHRSRRLPSPPGGPGPGGTRGRRGSEHGDGSSSRRRSPSLRSESSLEQSLRITVGNDRYCIGTPERRRLPDRLGSPIDNLSDRDDMADGPIFTRGLSCPRGLERYPSHEDQPSSPFIMRHDEDYRNRDVFLHRSDYSPHYGRREELSRGSDRDGDKLRKSSYPSRPEERGREIKRPRYEKDEKMHGVSGEHQGFSSGTRNYRRRSHSRSRSPSPSYLNEEFRELDRARRKREEEERSRNLNHDVSGSGYVIPGLTNTLQTSEPRYMYRPEEIPSMPKKSILKKRVEMEVESPIQPEGFSSSSAPSKDLPLLSSHSSLPQSNNTAPFASEVENFLRRFNKDSVVESANKELHDGLFEWSPFSGAPKDAFTFEEKFGSFLSHKEKLEPKSEPADRHSDFLLPHERASQDGSGFSRILGMMADSVSAQEKRRRSFPDIEDEEKFLYGDEDEDTKTESLPIQKPPVSCCNEIINQKVSPPPSSAPAVKLDPLEEPNAEYAKIHDLLKTIGLDIGVAEIGKLAVRTQERLHGKKLASRSPDRRSSDPRRLDPWDLRRSRSDTRSPESGQQHSASPPVSFQQSKDAPSLQKSEYTKNKPVGQDIPPRAPEQPLPSVSLIPSVPPAPASLPPTPTSVSQYQIPSYSQFTATQMPQNYPPPTMAPPGYDAYGHYMAYAAPGWTMYPPAQQPNPTLPEAHGLLTMAMSANPTRPNLRVIETVSMGKDVPDLKRDGSVLVHVPTTPAHSKVPLRLSSHPLKNTTEKMSDEKNRAAQKQKVIEEREKLKNEREARQKKLYYLKTELDRLRKQQGEMLRKKRREKDGHKDPLLVEVNRLQENIMKEISELHKESDAADKKQSELDKVAQILGINIFEKPRKPSVEAKDSLEKNSKSENAKGLEKTSSSNKESKTTNEKSRGRSPKPAESSSQSSKHPFQLANIYEYYDAGNHWCKDCNTICGTMFDFFTHMHNKKHRQTLDPYNRPWASKNQSETKQDSIKRIDKITVPAKGSEFLIPITGYYCQLCHEFFGDQISAEQHVKSHPHNEKYKKYIDENPLYEERRNLDRQAGLAVVLETERRRQSELKRKLVEKQKEEKDEKKPKIIKKEEAKSIPELGEGTSETQGKIDSSGRKMGIKLKLKKEDKKEEKKEEKKEESKKESPSQTSFGKFSWKKSEREDKTPGGAVPKEESTEGNKEESKCQSGKLHVKPIEIKLSGKTVIPHTSPWTPVVFTSTPAKILPNLPVPTMIFRKSTTATVSKPAPLNTFLSIKSSGATTKPLPVVKETNADLILPPDIISKAFGGEEVILKGAEEDLKAAEKSESSQTSDIPPSRPLPPAVQQAAVIPADEVAPGVSESEQTMLAMPVRPPPPPPPSTAFSDQAKKVEKRNSCLATANAKDLYDIFYSSGGKGSADSKLASSALPNGENSNLTKPADLSANPRTNNSSSSVKEDSQNMATEVSQVHSAEQSSELEKTDTQETSILHIEMSPDVENGIQKDVGQKFQLPLSTDVRTKLKEDSSQCNNQVTGNWVLSENQAEMNKKPLQSQLSEMLVTELPETKTASGIQMPAEIGLVDTGGRQQVGSQEFCVLQTTEVQEQLGQEDANKTSITNTNIPGTLEKDAEMKHWEVKVVKTELSLHPKTLLPETQNEIKNLENSHLVEEKLSDNCRTHSETDSPDLLCDSQNTSKEKPSVAVMTEQNSVDASLKGVKLKSVALEVSQPGVLGKAPRISETQNKISELTRSPGEWDTSRSSNGEQVITTHSCSESRWDLPNTPNVEIKTGSNEVSASELTEVRPDTCLANTGTRISVLKGQEKVPSEPSGHAVLDNQTQRQEVAWLVNACSANFVELRSSVELVVEVEKKSLGHTGSDATLDNVFIKRDAKQVGTGGFSRARSDLVRESVVALSADFHREHLSEEAVHFRETKHEVLRTSAANDFHVNSTHSGLNTERSESLSADVCVDNDKVSLTSEDMKHNETPSQKAELEFKSTDFGLGDTKLKRECFSIRTAGHLNKNTEEVSKLETIASIRLESNKLKKLGIEKTVDKTEITDFATLTSGSQEDKFCTRISQKDMPQLGLQSSNSDTTEVVMPVLEMQGISPMSEILLQVRESKGGAAEMLSLSCDGGNAESQASGCMETFLPELKETHGKEGGSGSKGVCTIQSKKTEQTETADSLEATTNSGIAESLAESPVG; encoded by the exons AGACGTTCACCGAGTCTCCGCTCTGAGTCTTCACTGGAACAGAGTTTGCGGATTACTGTTGGTAATGACCGGTATTGCATTGGCACACCAGAGCGAAGGAGGCTGCCTGATAGACTGGGCTCACCAATTGATAACCTGAGTGACAG GGATGATATGGCTGATGGTCCAATATTCACTAGAGGCCTCTCATGTCCTCGAGGCCTTGAGAGATACCCATCACATGAAGATCAACCTTCAAGTCCCTTCATCATGAGACATGATGAAGACTACCGCAACCGGGATGTTTTCCTTCATCGTTCAGATTATAGTCCACATTATGGTCGTCGAGAAGAGCTGTCTCGTGGATCTGACAGAGATGGTGACAAACTCAGGAAATCCTCCTACCCATCGAGGCCAGAAGAGAGGGGACGAGAAATAAAGCGTCCACGGTACGAAAAGGATGAGAAGATGCATGGTGTGAGTGGAGAGCATCAGGGTTTCTCATCAGGAACACGAAACTATCGCAGACGAAGCCACAGCCGCAGTAGAAGCCCGAGCCCGTCATACCTGAATGAAGAATTCCGAGAGCTTGACCGtgcaaggaggaaaagagaagaagaagagcGTAGTAGAAACTTGAATCATGATGTTTCAGGCAGTGGTTATGTGATCCCCGGCTTGACTAACACACTACAGACTTCTGAGCCTCGGTATATGTATAGGCCTGAGGAAATCCCATCCATGCccaaaaaatctattttgaagAAACGAGTGGAGATGGAAGTAGAGTCTCCTATTCAG ccTGAGGGCTTTTCAAGCAGTTCAGCTCCCAGCAAGgatcttcctcttctttctagTCATTCGTCTTTGCCCCAGAGCAACAACACGGCTCCTTTTGCCTCTGAAGTGGAGAACTTTCTCAGACGGTTTAACAAAGACTCTGTTGTGGAGTCTGCAAACAAGGAGTTGCACGATGGTTTATTTGAGTGGAGCCCGTTTTCTGGGGCTCCCAAAGATGCTTTCACATTTGAAGAGAAGTTTGGAAGCTTCTTAAGTCACAAGGAAAAGTTAGAACCCAAGTCAGAGCCTGCTGATCGCCACTCCGACTTCCTGCTGCCTCACGAGAGGGCCAGTCAGGATGGCAGTGGTTTTTCCCGAATTCTGGGCATGATGGCTGATTCTGTCAGTGCTCAGGAGAAGAGGAGGCGTAGTTTTCCTGACATTGAGGATGAAGAGAAATTTCTTTACGGTGATGAGGATGAAGACACCAAAACTGAATCTCTCCCTATTCAGAAGCCTCCAGTGAGTTGTTGCAATGAGATAATAAACCAGAAAGTGAGCCCACCTCCTTCTTCTGCTCCAGCTGTCAAGCTGGATCCTTTAGAAGAGCCTAATGCTGAGTATGCGAAGATCCATGACTTACTCAAAACCATTGGACTCGACATTGGCGTTGCTGAAATTGGAAAACTGGCTGTTCGTACCCAGGAACGTCTTCATGGCAAAAAGTTAGCATCTCGTTCTCCTGATCGTCGCTCTTCAGATCCTCGCAGACTGGACCCCTGGGACTTGCGTCGCAGCCGGAGTGATACTCGTTCTCCTGAGTCAGGCCAGCAGCACTCAGCATCACCTCCAGTCTCTTTCCAGCAGTCTAAAGATGCACCCTCTCTTCAGAAATCAGAATATACTAAGAACAAGCCAGTGGGACAGGATATACCTCCACGTGCACCAGAACAGCCTCTTCCGTCTGTCTCTCTCATTCCCTCAGTTCCACCAGCTCCTGCTAGTTTGCCACCTACACCTACTTCTGTTTCCCAGTACCAAATTCCCAGTTATTCCCAGTTCACTGCCACTCAAATGCCCCAAAACTATCCACCTCCCACAATGGCTCCTCCAGGATACGATGCATATGGGCACTATATGGCATATGCAGCCCCTGGCTGGACCATGTaccctcctgcccagcagccTAATCCTACACTGCCAGAAGCTCACGGTCTTCTTACTATGGCCATGTCAGCGAACCCCACACGTCCCAACCTCCGGGTGATTGAGACAGTCTCTATGGGAAAGGATGTCCCTGATTTAAAAAGAGATGGTTCTGTGCTCGTTCATGTCCCTACCACTCCTGCTCATTCCAAAGTGCCCCTTCGTCTGTCTTCACACCCTCTcaaaaataccacagaaaagATGTCGGATGAAAAAAATCGGGCAGCTCAAAAGCAGAAG GTGatagaagagagagaaaaactgaagaatgaACGAGAAGCACGGCAGAAGAAGCTTTACTATCTCAAGACTGAGTTGGACAGGCTTCGTAAACAGCAAG GAGAGATGTTGAGGAAAAAACGTCGTGAGAAGGATGGACACAAAGACCCCTTACTGGTTGAGGTGAACAGATTACAAGAGAATATTATGAAGGAGATTTCAGAGCTGCATAAAGAATCTGATGCAGCTGACAAGAAGCAGTCTGAGCTTGACAAAGTGGCACAAATCCTGGGGATTAACATATTTGAAAAACCCCGGAAACCATCCGTGGAAGCGAAAGATTCCTTGGAAAAGAACAGCAagtcagaaaatgcaaaaggtcTGGAGAAAACATCTTCCTCCAACAAG GAATCAAAAACTACTAATGAAAAATCCAGAGGTAGAAGCCCGAAGCCAGCAGAATCCTCTTCACAGTCCTCCAAACATCCTTTCCAGTTGGCCAATATTTATGAGTATTATGATGCAGGGAACCACTGGTGCAAAGACTGCAATACCATCTGCGGGACCATGTTTGACTTTTTCACACACATGCATAATAAGAAACACAGACAG ACCCTGGATCCTTACAACAGACCTTGGGCTTCGAAGAACCAGAGTGAGACCAAACAAGACTCCATAAAACGCATCGATAAGATAACTGTTCCTGCTAAAG GCTCTGAGTTTCTGATTCCCATTACTGGATATTATTGCCAGCTCTGTCATGAATTTTTTGGAGATCAGAtctcagcagagcagcatgTGAAAAGTCATCCCCACAATGAGAAATACAAG aaatacaTAGATGAAAACCCACTCTATGAAGAGAGGAGAAATCTAGACCGTCAGGCTGGGTTGGCTGTAGTTCTGGAAACAGAGCGCAGGCGGCAGAGTGAGCTGAAACGGAAACTAgttgagaaacagaaagaagagaaggatgagaagaaaccaaaaataataaagaaagaggaagcaaagaGCATCCCAGAGCTTGGAGAAGGGACTAGTGAAACTCAAGGCAAAATAGATTCTTCTGGGCGAAAAATGGGTATCAAGCTTAAACTGAAGAAGGAAGAtaagaaggaggagaaaaaagaagaaaagaaagaggaatctAAAAAGGAATCACCAAGTCAGACTTCCTTTGGgaaattcagctggaaaaagtcTGAGAGAGAGGATAAAACCCCGGGAGGAGCTGTTCCAAAGGAGGAGAgtacagaaggaaacaaagaggaGAGCAAGTGTCAGTCTGGGAAACTCCATGTCAAGCCCATTGAAATCAAGCTGTCTGGTAAAACTGTTATTCCACACACTAGCCCATGGACACCAGTTGTTTTCACATCAACACCAGCAAAAATTCTACCTAATCTACCAGTCCCCACCATGATTTTCAGGAAGTCTACTACTGCAACAGTTAGCAAACCAGCACCTTTGAACACCTTTTTATCCATAAAATCCTCTGGAGCTACCACCAAACCACTGCCTGTAGTAAAAGAAACCAATGCAGATCTTATACTGCCTCCGGATATCATCTCAAAAGCTTTCGGAGGagaagaagtaattttaaaaggggcagaggaggatctgaaagcagcagagaaaagcgAGTCTTCTCAAACTTCTGATATACCACCTTCACGCCCTCTTCCACCAGCAGTCCAGCAGGCAGCTGTCATCCCTGCAGATGAAGTAGCTCCAGGTGTGTCTGAAAGTGAACAGACAATGCTGGCAATGCCTGTGAGaccccctccaccaccaccaccttcaaCTGCTTTCAGTGATCAGGCAAAAAAGGTAGAGAAACGAAACTCTTGCTTGGCCACAGCCAATGCTAAAGATCTCTATGATATTTTCTACAGTAGTGGTGGAAAGGGTTCGGCTGACAGCAAGCTTGCAAGTTCTGCACTTCCAAATGGAGAAAACTCTAACCTAACAAAACCTGCAGACTTATCTGCAAACCCTAGAACAAATAATAGCTCATCTTCCGTGAAGGAGGATTCTCAGAACATGGCTACTGAAGTTAGCCAAGTCCACTCAGCTGAGCAAAGCTCAGAGCTGGAGAAAACTGATACTCAGGAGACTTCAATACTTCATATTGAGATGAGCCCTGATGTTGAAAATGGTATTCAGAAAGATGTAGGTCAAAAATTTCAGCTTCCTCTTTCAACAGATGTTCGGACTAAATTGAAAGAAGATTCCTCACAGTGTAATAATCAAGTAACAGGGAATTGGGTTCTTAGTGAGAATCAGGCTGAAATGAACAAGAAACCACTTCAGTCTCAGCTATCGGAAATGTTGGTCACAGAACTGCCAGAAACAAAAACTGCTTCTGGTATCCAGATGCCTGCAGAAATTGGACTTGTGGATACAGGAGGTAGACAACAGGTAGGCAGTCAGGAATTCTGTGTTCTACAGACAACAGAGGTCCAAGAGCAACTTGGACAGGAAGATGCAAATAAAACTTCCATTACTAACACAAACATTCCTGGTACCCTGGAGAAAGATGCAGAGATGAAACACTGGGAAGTAAAAGTGGTAAAGACTGAGCTTAGCTTACACCCAAAGACATTGTTACCTgaaacacagaatgaaattaaaaatttggaaaattcCCATTTGGTAGAGGAAAAGTTAAGTGATAACTGTAGAACTCACTCAGAAACTGATAGTCCAGACTTGCTCTGTGATTCTCAAAACacctcaaaagaaaaaccttcagtAGCAGTAATGACAGAACAGAATTCTGTTGATGCCTCCTTAAAAGgtgtaaaactgaaaagtgTAGCTTTGGAAGTGTCTCAGCCAGGAGTCCTTGGCAAAGCTCCCCGAATTTCAGAAACCCAAAATAAGATTTCAGAATTGACAAGAAGTCCTGGTGAATGGGACACTTCCAGAAGTAGTAATGGAGAACAGGTCATCACAACCCATTCTTGTTCTGAAAGTCGTTGGGATCTACCAAATACTCcaaatgtagaaataaaaactggTTCTAATGAAGTTAGTGCTTCAGAATTGACAGAGGTACGGCCAGACACATGTCTTGCCAACACAGGAACTAGAATTAGCGTATTAAAAGGTCAAGAAAAAGTTCCATCTGAACCTTCAGGCCATGCAGTATTAGATAACCAAACTCAAAGGCAAGAAGTTGCATGGTTAGTCAATGCCTGCTCTGCAAACTTTGTTGAACTCAGATCCAGTGTAGAATTAGTAGttgaagttgaaaaaaaatcattaggaCACACCGGATCTGATGCAACATTAGATAATGTTTTTATCAAGAGAGATGCAAAACAAGTAGGGACTGGAGGCTTTTCTAGGGCTCGCTCTGATCTTGTCCGAGAGTCAGTAGTTGCTTTATCAGCAGATTTCCATAGGGAGCATCTTTCAGAAGAAGCTGTCCACTTCCGAGAAACAAAGCATGAGGTTTTAAGAACCTCAGCAGCCAATGACTTTCATGTGAATAGCACTCACTCAGGATTGAACACTGAGCGATCTGAAAGTCTCTCTGCAGATGTTTGTGTGGATAACGACAAAGTTTCTTTGACATCAGAAGATATGAAACATAATGAGACTCCCTcccagaaagcagagctggagtTTAAAAGCACTGATTTCGGTTTGGGAGATACTAAGTTAAAACGTGAATGCTTCAGCATCCGTACAGCGGGACATTTAAATAAGAATACGGAAGAAGTCTCAAAACTAGAAACTATTGCCTCCATTAGGTTGGAGTCCAATAAACTTAAGAAGCTGGGCATTGAAAAAACAGTGGATAAAACAGAGATTACTGATTTTGCTACATTGACTTCTGGTAGTCAGGAAGATAAATTTTGCACACGGATTTCTCAAAAAGATATGCCACAGCTTGGATTGCAGTCCTCAAATAGTGACACTACAGAAGTGGTCATGCCAGTTCTAGAAATGCAGGGCATTTCTCCCATGTCTGAGATCCTTCTGCAAGTGAGGGAGAGCAAAGGTGGAGCTGCTGAAATGCTGTCACTGAGTTGTGACGGAGGCAACGCAGAAAGTCAGGCTTCTGGGTGCATGGAAACTTTCCTTCCTGAACTCAAAGAAACACATGGAAAGGAAGGTGGCTCAGGAAGCAAGGGAGTATGCACCATCCAGAGCAAGAAGACTGAGCAAACAGAAACTGCTGACAGTTTGGAAGCTACAACAAATTCAGGAATTGCTGAAAGCTTAGCAGAAAGCCCAGTGGGTTGA